Proteins encoded by one window of Lutibacter sp. A64:
- a CDS encoding gluconate 5-dehydrogenase, translating into MDLFNVKGKIALITGSTHGLGMAMARGLGLAGATIVVNGNSSQEKIDAAVAGYEKEGIKAVGYKFNVSVEAEVIAAIAKIEVEVGNIDILINNAGIIKRTLLLEMEVSDFKEVIDIDLVSPFIVSKHVVKGMVSRKQGKVINICSMMSEFGRNSVGAYAAAKGGLKMLTQNMATEWAKYNIQVNGIGPGYFATSQTEPIRVEGHPFNDFIINRTPAAKWGDPNDLAGAAIFLASKASDFVNGHVVYVDGGILATIGKPSNE; encoded by the coding sequence ATGGATTTATTTAATGTAAAAGGAAAAATTGCCTTAATCACTGGGAGTACTCATGGACTAGGAATGGCAATGGCTAGAGGCTTAGGATTAGCAGGAGCGACAATAGTTGTTAATGGTAATTCTTCTCAAGAAAAAATTGATGCAGCGGTTGCAGGTTATGAAAAAGAAGGAATTAAAGCTGTAGGTTATAAGTTTAATGTATCTGTTGAGGCTGAAGTAATTGCAGCAATAGCTAAAATTGAAGTAGAAGTTGGAAACATAGATATTTTAATCAATAACGCAGGGATCATAAAACGTACGTTATTATTAGAAATGGAGGTTTCAGATTTTAAAGAGGTAATTGATATAGATTTGGTGAGTCCTTTTATAGTATCTAAGCATGTTGTGAAAGGAATGGTTTCTCGTAAACAAGGTAAAGTGATTAATATTTGCTCTATGATGAGTGAGTTTGGCCGAAACAGTGTAGGTGCGTATGCTGCGGCTAAAGGAGGTCTTAAAATGTTAACACAGAATATGGCTACAGAATGGGCAAAGTATAATATTCAAGTGAATGGAATTGGGCCTGGATATTTTGCCACTTCACAAACAGAACCAATAAGAGTTGAAGGACATCCATTTAATGATTTTATTATCAATAGAACACCGGCAGCAAAGTGGGGAGATCCAAATGATTTAGCTGGAGCAGCTATATTTTTAGCATCTAAAGCTAGTGATTTTGTAAATGGACACGTAGTTTATGTAGATGGAGGAATTTTAGCAACAATAGGAAAGCCTTCAAATGAATAA
- a CDS encoding DUF4861 family protein, which yields MNIINKFLFLVVLSMLFSYCGTEKHTIVIVKNTLDTPRIYETVEINKTDLKFQDRKSFESIGVQELQTKTVLISQFIDKDQDGNMDVLLFQPEIDANSEKLFELVVLDKNAKPERTEYCYSRFVPERTDDYAWENNKVGFRTFGPTAQKMIEDGVKGGTLSSGIDAWLKKVEYPIINKWYKKAEKEKGAYHKDSGEGLDNFHVGISRGVGGIAVKVDSTFYISKNFTNWKTISNGPIRTSFVLEYANWDANGKIISEKKHISLDYGSNLSRFEIEVSGTENVFAGLTLHEKDGESTQIKNAGWISYWQPHGDSELGTAIVVPDGNMLSSELFDTPIKDWSNLYAEIKVNNGRAIYYAGFGWKEAKEFSSKEIWEGYLEEFTLKINNPLEVSIK from the coding sequence ATGAATATTATTAATAAATTTTTGTTTTTAGTAGTTTTATCAATGTTATTTTCATATTGTGGAACTGAAAAACATACAATTGTAATAGTAAAAAATACACTTGATACACCTCGTATTTATGAAACTGTAGAAATTAATAAAACTGATTTGAAATTTCAAGATAGGAAAAGTTTTGAAAGTATAGGTGTACAAGAATTACAGACGAAAACCGTATTAATTTCTCAATTTATAGATAAAGATCAAGATGGAAATATGGATGTTCTATTATTTCAACCTGAAATTGATGCAAATTCAGAAAAGCTATTTGAGCTTGTTGTTCTTGATAAAAATGCTAAGCCAGAGAGAACTGAATATTGTTATTCTAGATTCGTACCAGAAAGAACCGATGATTATGCTTGGGAAAATAATAAAGTAGGTTTTAGAACTTTTGGACCAACCGCTCAAAAAATGATTGAAGATGGTGTAAAAGGGGGAACGCTATCTAGTGGAATAGATGCTTGGTTAAAAAAAGTAGAGTATCCAATTATAAATAAATGGTATAAAAAAGCAGAGAAAGAGAAAGGAGCATATCATAAAGATTCTGGAGAAGGACTAGACAATTTTCATGTAGGTATTAGTAGAGGAGTTGGAGGTATTGCAGTTAAGGTTGATTCTACATTTTATATATCTAAGAATTTTACAAATTGGAAAACCATTAGTAACGGTCCTATAAGAACAAGTTTTGTGTTAGAATATGCTAACTGGGATGCAAATGGTAAAATTATTTCAGAAAAGAAACATATATCTTTAGATTATGGTAGTAATTTATCTCGATTTGAAATAGAAGTATCTGGAACAGAAAATGTGTTTGCAGGTTTAACACTTCACGAAAAAGATGGTGAATCGACACAAATAAAAAACGCTGGTTGGATTTCTTATTGGCAACCACATGGAGATTCAGAACTGGGTACAGCAATTGTAGTTCCAGATGGTAATATGTTATCAAGTGAATTATTTGACACCCCAATAAAAGATTGGAGTAATTTATATGCAGAAATAAAAGTGAATAATGGAAGAGCAATTTATTATGCTGGTTTTGGGTGGAAAGAAGCAAAAGAGTTTTCTTCGAAGGAAATTTGGGAAGGTTATTTAGAAGAATTCACTTTAAAAATCAACAACCCATTAGAGGTTAGTATAAAATAA
- the uxaC gene encoding glucuronate isomerase: MKTTNFITDNFVLQSKVAETLYHKYAKDLPIIDYHNHLSAKQIAENKPVKNITKVWLEGDHYKWRAMRANGIDEKYITGLETSNKDKFLKWAETVPYTLRNPLFHWTHLELKRYFNIDELLQRSTAEDIYKKVNVILENKTPAQLLEDLKVEVVCTTDDPTDDLRYHKEISLKNFYTKVYPTFRPDALLLIEKKTFSNYIKKIEDSVGFLVNNSESLIKAIQSRVDFFAENGCRLSDYGMEEIFISNFTENEADTIFKKRIKGEEISKDEANIYASFVLSELCKMYHAKGWVQQFHLGAIRDNNSNLLERLGLDAGVDSIGEFPASKAMSKLFNKLNLTNQLAKTITYNLNPSQNEVFATMMGNFQNSDHPGKMQWGSGWWFLDQKDGMEKQLNTLSNMGLLSRFVGMLTDSRSFLSFPRHEYFRRILCNLIAEDVHQGLVPNDIDFLGKMIQNISYKNAKEYFKF, from the coding sequence ATGAAAACAACTAATTTTATTACGGATAATTTTGTTTTACAATCTAAAGTTGCTGAAACCTTATACCATAAATATGCAAAAGATTTACCCATAATAGATTATCATAATCATTTGTCGGCAAAACAAATTGCAGAAAATAAACCTGTTAAAAATATAACTAAAGTTTGGTTAGAAGGAGATCATTATAAATGGCGTGCAATGCGTGCCAATGGTATTGATGAAAAATACATAACAGGTTTAGAAACATCAAACAAAGATAAGTTTTTAAAATGGGCAGAGACGGTACCTTATACTTTACGCAATCCATTGTTTCATTGGACTCATTTAGAGTTGAAGCGTTATTTTAATATAGATGAGCTACTTCAACGGAGTACAGCAGAAGATATTTATAAAAAAGTTAATGTAATTTTAGAAAATAAAACTCCAGCACAACTATTAGAAGATTTAAAAGTAGAAGTGGTTTGCACTACGGATGATCCAACAGATGATTTACGCTACCATAAAGAAATTTCATTAAAAAATTTTTATACTAAAGTTTATCCTACTTTTAGACCGGATGCTTTGCTTTTAATAGAAAAAAAGACGTTTTCAAATTACATAAAAAAAATAGAAGATTCTGTAGGGTTTTTAGTAAATAACTCTGAAAGTTTGATAAAAGCTATTCAAAGCAGAGTAGATTTTTTTGCTGAAAATGGTTGTCGTTTGTCTGATTACGGTATGGAAGAAATTTTTATATCAAATTTTACAGAAAATGAGGCTGATACTATATTTAAAAAGCGAATTAAAGGAGAAGAGATTTCAAAAGATGAAGCTAATATTTATGCTTCATTTGTTTTGAGTGAATTATGTAAAATGTATCATGCTAAAGGCTGGGTTCAACAATTTCATTTAGGTGCTATTAGAGATAATAATAGTAACTTATTAGAAAGACTAGGGTTAGATGCTGGAGTTGATTCTATTGGAGAATTTCCTGCGTCAAAAGCTATGTCCAAATTGTTTAATAAGCTTAATTTAACCAATCAACTAGCAAAAACCATAACTTATAATTTGAATCCATCGCAAAACGAGGTATTTGCAACAATGATGGGGAATTTTCAAAATTCAGATCATCCAGGTAAAATGCAATGGGGATCTGGCTGGTGGTTTTTAGATCAAAAAGATGGAATGGAAAAGCAACTAAATACACTTTCGAATATGGGATTGTTGAGTAGATTTGTTGGAATGCTTACAGATAGTCGTAGTTTTTTGTCTTTTCCAAGACACGAATATTTTAGAAGAATACTTTGTAATTTAATTGCGGAAGATGTACACCAAGGATTAGTTCCAAACGATATAGATTTTTTAGGCAAAATGATTCAAAATATTTCTTATAAGAACGCAAAAGAATATTTCAAATTTTAA
- a CDS encoding sugar kinase translates to MKKVVTFGEIMLRLAPHGFLRFSQANSFDVIYGGGESNVAVSLANYGVPVDFITRLPKNDIGECAMMEMRKRGVNCDNIIWGGDRLGIYFLETGAVNRGSKVVYDRQHSAVAEIEPGMVDWESVFEGAGWFHWTGITPAISQGAADACLEAVKVASKLGLTISTDLNYRQKLWKYGGDREAIMTELTSYCDIILGNEEDAEKHFNIKPEGLDITTQGEDVKGEAFLSVCDQMLKKFPRAKKVITTLRGSISASHNTWAGVLYDGKTLFESPQYQITDIVDRVGGGDSFMGGLIYGLLEYEGDDQKALNFAVAASCLKHTIKGDANLSTIDEVKKLMSGDASGRVAR, encoded by the coding sequence ATGAAAAAAGTAGTAACATTTGGAGAAATCATGTTAAGATTAGCTCCACACGGATTTTTAAGATTTTCGCAAGCCAATTCATTTGATGTGATTTATGGAGGAGGAGAATCCAACGTAGCAGTATCCTTAGCTAATTATGGTGTTCCAGTAGATTTTATAACACGTTTGCCAAAAAATGATATTGGAGAATGTGCTATGATGGAAATGCGAAAAAGAGGCGTAAACTGTGATAATATTATTTGGGGTGGTGATCGATTAGGAATTTATTTCTTAGAAACTGGAGCCGTAAATAGAGGAAGTAAAGTAGTTTACGATAGACAACATTCAGCAGTTGCAGAAATAGAACCAGGAATGGTAGATTGGGAATCTGTATTTGAAGGAGCAGGATGGTTTCATTGGACAGGTATTACCCCAGCCATATCTCAAGGAGCGGCAGATGCATGTTTAGAAGCTGTAAAAGTAGCTAGTAAATTAGGTTTAACAATTTCAACGGATTTAAATTACCGTCAGAAATTATGGAAATATGGAGGAGATAGAGAAGCAATAATGACCGAATTAACTTCGTACTGTGATATTATTTTAGGAAATGAAGAAGATGCAGAGAAACACTTCAATATTAAACCAGAAGGATTAGATATTACAACTCAAGGAGAAGATGTAAAAGGAGAAGCATTTTTATCCGTTTGTGATCAAATGTTGAAAAAATTCCCAAGAGCTAAAAAAGTAATAACCACATTAAGAGGATCCATTTCAGCATCACACAATACCTGGGCAGGAGTTTTATATGATGGTAAAACATTATTTGAATCACCACAATACCAAATTACAGATATTGTAGACCGAGTTGGAGGAGGAGATTCATTTATGGGAGGTTTAATTTATGGTTTGTTAGAATATGAAGGAGATGACCAAAAAGCATTAAACTTTGCAGTAGCAGCATCTTGTTTAAAACACACCATAAAAGGAGATGCAAACTTATCTACAATAGATGAAGTTAAAAAATTAATGAGTGGAGATGCTTCAGGTAGAGTTGCAAGATAA
- a CDS encoding bifunctional 4-hydroxy-2-oxoglutarate aldolase/2-dehydro-3-deoxy-phosphogluconate aldolase yields MAQFTRIEVATAMKETGMIPLFFNSDIELSKKVLKACYDGGARLMEFTARGDYAHEVFGELTKYAIAELPGMIMGVGSVTDGAAASLYMALGANFIVTPVLREDIAIACNRRKVLWSPGCGTLTEIARAEELGCEIVKLFPGDIYGPQFVKGIKGPQPWTSIMPTGGVSPTKENLTGWFNAGVTCVGMGSQLISKEIIANKDYAKLEQDVANAINIIKHIKN; encoded by the coding sequence ATGGCACAATTTACAAGAATAGAAGTAGCAACAGCAATGAAAGAAACCGGGATGATTCCTTTGTTTTTTAATAGTGATATAGAATTAAGCAAAAAAGTATTAAAAGCCTGTTATGATGGTGGAGCTCGCTTAATGGAATTTACAGCTCGTGGAGATTATGCACACGAAGTTTTTGGGGAATTAACAAAATACGCAATTGCAGAATTACCAGGCATGATAATGGGGGTTGGTTCTGTAACAGATGGAGCAGCAGCTTCATTATATATGGCATTAGGAGCAAACTTTATAGTTACTCCAGTATTACGAGAAGATATTGCTATTGCTTGTAACAGACGTAAAGTTTTATGGTCTCCAGGCTGTGGAACATTAACAGAAATAGCCAGAGCCGAAGAATTAGGTTGCGAAATAGTTAAATTATTCCCTGGGGATATTTACGGACCTCAATTTGTTAAAGGAATTAAAGGACCTCAACCTTGGACAAGCATAATGCCAACAGGGGGTGTTTCACCAACAAAAGAGAATTTAACAGGTTGGTTTAATGCTGGGGTAACTTGTGTTGGAATGGGATCTCAACTAATTTCAAAAGAAATAATTGCAAATAAAGATTATGCTAAATTAGAGCAAGATGTAGCAAATGCAATAAATATCATTAAACACATAAAGAATTAA